A section of the Poecile atricapillus isolate bPoeAtr1 chromosome 36, bPoeAtr1.hap1, whole genome shotgun sequence genome encodes:
- the LOC131591014 gene encoding tenascin-X-like isoform X1 encodes MSPQLSLCRHGSPCAPLVCVPVSLRCPQRCSCVPYRCACIPGDVPSGVPRVSGCPLWVSLLPLCVTVGVPQDVPVPLRPPMGVPCVSCVSLVCPTVSPHPPGAFFALDVPTAVPMSLIGACVSPWMSPWMFLNSPGCSHKCPACPPTCACVPPVVVPTVVAVSLHDVRVHLWLPLRIPMSPFSPRTMPMTLELRLLLLALALRGEAVSPSVSPSVSPSVSPAASSPESPSETCGAALADVLRRLRELEGHVRALRGHCGDTGGPQAGTGRSVQLCAPPAGGGCACPAPSAEAPPPAPPPACPRGCSDQGRCERGRCRCFPGFSGPDCATPACSPGWGGARCDIEVPWVTPRLASRTPTSLRITWPQPLVPPDGYRVTLVPLDDPVAMTTHELPSSAVAFSVTGLSPGHPFELLVQARRGPHLGAPGVLRLRTALIPSVPHYEGSPASPQGSLGSPAVAPSARGPPESPGSPGSLGPPGSPVSPISPDLSLGSPGFLGSPASPKVPASPVARGSLGSPAPPRSSMSPESPESPAPSEFPGSSVSQDFSVSPASPESPLSPEFPELPGSPESPMFPGSTPPPWSPVSPWPPLSPGIPSLQDLVARLSTYSGSLLQRLESHLRATNFPLRGNQTVPGVARAILAYILRRHPALGRRQGPTGESGNQEPVLEWADMDGMELTEPWRDVEKTVKAEPEELRPSRPVLGDLSVTSITPSSVQLQWSVPKGSFDSFMLQYRDAEGQPQALPIAGGSRSVTVPGLSPSHRYRFHLYGLRGKKKIDHVSTEAVTGTEEPEELPLPSEEQKHEKLQIETPPSDAPPVKAVMGELRVSSVTPSSMELQWSVPEGSFDSFMLQYRDAEGQPQALPIDGGSRSVTVPGLSPSRRYRFHLYGLQGRKKTDRVSIDIITAAEEPEELPQPTEEPQDENPQTEAPPSEATPAQAVLDELRVSSVSPSSVQLQWSVPKGSFDSFMLQYRDAEGQPQALPIAGGSRSVTVPGLSPSRRYRFHLYGLRGGKRIDRVSTDTVTASEEPLPSEEPKQEKPKAESTTSDALPAPAVLSELTVSSVTPSSVQLQWSVPEGPFDSFMLQYRDAEGQPQALPIHGESRSVTVPGLSPSHRYRFHLYGLRGKKKIDHVSTEAMTAAEEPEELPQPTEEPQDENPQTEAPPSEATPAQAVLDELRVSSVSPSSVQLQWSVPKGSFDSFMLQYRDAEGQPQALPIAGGSRSVTVPGLSPSRRYRFHLYGLRGGKRIDRVSTDTVTASEEPLPSETKQEKPKAESTTSDALPAPAVLSDMTVSSVTPSSVQLQWSVPEGPFDSFMLQYRDAEGQPQALPIHGESRSVMVPGLSPSHRYRFHLYGLRGRKKIVHVSTEAVTAAEEPEELPQPTEEPQDENPQTEAPPSEATPAQAVLDELRVSSVSPSSVQLQWSVPKGSFDSFMLQYRDAEGQPQALPIAGGSRSVTVPGLSPSRRYRFHLYGLRGGKRIDRVSTDTVTASEEPLPSEEPKQEKPKAESTTSDALPAPAVLSELTVSSVTPSSVQLQWSVPEGPFDSFMLQYRDAHGQPQALPIHGESRSVTVPGLSPSHRYRFHLYGLRGKKKIDHVSTEAMTAAEEPEELPLPTEEPQDENPQTEAPPSEATPAQAVLDELRVSSVAPSSVQLQWSVPKGSFDSFMLQYRDAEGQPQALPIAGGSRSVTVPGLSPSRRYRFHLYGLRGGKRIDRVSTDTVTAAEKPEELPLPTEEPQQHEKPQTDAASAEALPARAVLGDLMVSSVTPNSVQLQWSVPEGPFDSFMLQYRDAEGQPQALPIAGESRSLTVPGLSPSHRYRFHLYGLRGKKKIDHVSTEAMTAAEEPEELPQPTEEPQDENPQTEAPPSEATPAQAVLDELRVSSVSPSSVQLQWSVPKGSFDSFMLQYRDAEGQPQALPIAGGSRSVTVPGLSPSRRYRFHLYGLRGGKRIDRVSTDTVTAAEKPEELPLPTEEPQQHEKPQTEAPSAEALPERSVLGDLKVSSVTPSSVQLQWSVPEGPFDSFMLQYRDAEGQPQALPIDGGSRSVTVPGLSPSHRYRFHLYGLRGKKKIDHVSTEAMTAAEEPEELPQPTEEPQDENPQTEAPPSEATPAQAVLDELRVSSVSPSSVQLQWSVPKGSFDSFMLQYRDAEGQPQALPIAGGSRSVTVPGLSPSRRYRFHLYGLRGGKRIDRVSTDTVTASEKPEKLPLPTEEPQHEKPKTEAPATEALPARAVLSELTVSSVTPSSVQLQWSVPEGPFDSFVLQYRDAQGQPQALPIHGESRSVTVPGLSPSHRYRFHLYGLRGRKKIDHVSTEAMTAAEEPEELPLPTEEPQDENPQTEAPPSEATPAQAVLDELRVSSVSPSSVQLQWSVPKGSFDSFMLQYRDAEGQPQALPIAGGSRSVTVPGLSPSRRYRFHLYGLRGGKRIDRVSTDTVTAATDKTEEPPSPSEEPQTEVLPTDDNQPEHTQNEVPLVRAVLGELRVASVTPDSVQLQWSVPEGPFDSFMLQYRDAEGQPQALPIDGESRSVTVPGLSPSHRYRFHLYGLRDGKRTDRVSTDIITAAAKPEELALPSEEPKPEVISSDAPPAWAELGELKVSSVTPNSVQLQWAVPKGPFDSFMLQYQDVHGKPQALPIDGRSRSVTVPGLSPSHQYRFHLYGLQGGKRVDHVSTDVVTDAAVPEQMPIPSVEPQLEDHKPEQPQTEVDQGQDALGKLRVSNVTPNSVQLQWSISEGSFDSFTLQYRDALGQPQALAVDGGSRSVTVPGLSPSHWYRFHLYGVRGRKRIDRVSTDVVTADPEDLPPPSMDTPTEAAPSEAPSARAVLGELRVSSVTPNSVQLHWTVPEGHFDSFMLQYRDAEGQPQALPINGRLRSVTVPGLSPSHRYRFHLYGLRARKKIDHVSTEIVIADREAATVLEELPLPSEEPQDEKHQTEVPTSAPTLAQAVLKELTVSSVTPSSVQLQWSVPKGPFDSFMLQYRDAQGQPQALPIAGGSRSVTVPGLSPSHRYRFHLYGLRGRKKIAHVSTDIVTATAKTEELPLPSEEPQPEDPKGKDPPAEATPSEVPLERAVLSDLRVSNITPDSVQLQWSVPKGSFDSFMLQYQDAEGQPQALPIAGGSRSVTVPGLSPSRRYRFHLYGLRGGKRIDHVSTETTTGAPGTLWVGSVWPRSAWLHWDAPHTPPDGYELMYGSPGGPQQTLWLPPEATSRQLWGLEPARRYGVRLWGRGGDPQTAPLEATFDTPPLPHPHPRDCAEEQLNGPGPSRETLIFLRGDPARPLRVFCDMETDGGGWLVFQRRQDGGTDFWRGWDSYARGFGNVSGEFWLGNEALHELTTATPTELRVDLRTARDSAFALYRDFAVGSAQERYRLRVGAFSGTAGDALSYHSGSPFSTKDRDSRDPRDRRDPSGRPRPPPCAVAYGGAWWYRNCHYANLNGRYGTPRDHQGIHWFPWKGFNVSIPFTEMKLRPQRG; translated from the exons ATGTCCCCACAGCTGTCCTTGTGTCGCCATGGgtccccctgtgcccccctcgtgtgtgtccctgtgtccctcaggtgtccccagagatGTTCCTGTGTCCCCTACCGGTGTGCATGTATCCCTGGAGATGTCCCCAGCGGTGTCCCCCGTGTGTCTGGGTGTCCCCTATGGGTGTCTCTCTTACCCCTCTGTGTCACCGTGGGTGTCCCCCAAGACGTCCCTGTCCCCCTGCGTCCCCCCATGGGTGTTCCCTGTGTTTCATGTGTGTCCCTTGTGTGTCCCACGGTGTCTCCACATCCTCCCGGTGCCTTCTTTGCCTTGGACGTCCCCACAGCTGTCCCTATGTCCCTTATCGGTGCCTGTGTCTCCCCATGGATGTCCCCATGGATGTTCCTGAACAGCCCTGGTTGTTCCCATAAATGTCCCGCGTGCCCCCCCACGTGTGCCTGTGTCCCCCCCGTGGTTGTCCCCACGGTTGTCGCTGTGTCTCTCCACGATGTCCGCGTTCACCTGTGGCTGCCTCTGCGTATCCCGATGTCCCCGTTTTCCCCCAGGACGATGCCGATGACCCTGGAACTGCGGCTTCTtctgctggcgctggcgctgcgGGGGGAGGCAGTgtccccctcagtgtccccctcagtgtccccctcagtgtcccctgccgCGTCTTCCCCCGAGTCCCCCTCCGAGACGTGTGGGGCAGCCCTGGCGGATGTGCTGAGGAGGCTGCGGGAGCTCGAGGGACACGTGCgggcactgaggggacactgtggggacacggggggacccCAGGCCGGGACAG gtcGGTCGGTGCAGCTCTGTGCGCCCCCTgccggcggcggctgcgcctgcCCCGCCCCCTCGGccgaggccccgcccccggccccgccccccgcgtGCCCGCGCGGCTGCAGTGACCAGGGCCGGTGCGAGAGGGGGCGCTGCCGCTGCTTCCCGGGCTTCAGCGGCCCCGACTGCGCCACCCCCGCCTGCAGCCCGGGCTGGGGCGGGGCCCGCTGCGACATCG AGGTGCCCTGGGTAACACCACGCTTGGCCTCCCGCACCCCAACATCCCTGCGCATCACCTGGCCCCAGCCCCTGGTTCCTCCTGATGGCTACCGGGTGACACTTGTCCCTCTG GATGACCCTGTGGCCATGACAACGCATGaactgcccagctctgctgtcgCCTTCTCAgtgacagggctgtccccaggccacCCCTTCGAGCTGCTGGTCCAAGCCCGGCGGGGGCCGCATCTAGGGGCACCCGGGGTCCTGCGTCTGCGCACAG CACTCATCCCATCTGTGCCACACTATGAGGGGTCCCCGGCATCGCCTCAGGGCtccctggggtccccagcagtGGCACCATCAGCCCGAGGACCCCCAGAGtccccaggatccccagggTCACTGGGGCCCCCAgggtcaccagtgtcaccaatATCACCAGACTTGTCCTTGGGATCACCCGGGTTTTTGGGATCACCAGCATCCCCCAAGGTTCCAGCATCCCCAGTAGCTCGAGGGTCCCTGGGATCCCCAGCACCCCCGAGATCATCAATGTCACCAGAGTCCCCAGAGTCACCAGCACCATCAGAATTCCCAGGGTCATCAGTGTCACAAGATTTCTCAGTGTCACCAGCGTCCCCAGagtccccattgtccccagaGTTCCCAGAGCTTCCGGGGTCCCCAGAGTCCCCAATGTTTCCAGGATCCACTCCACCCCCAtggtccccagtgtccccatggcccccactgtccccaggcatcccctccctgcaggaCCTGGTGGCCCGGCTGTCCACATACAGTGGATCCCTGCTCCAGCGTCTCGAGAGCCACCTTCGGGCCACCAACTTCCCACTCCGTGGCAACCAGACAGTGCCAGGGGTGGCCCGCGCCATCCTGGCTTACATCCTGCGCCGGCACCCAGCCCTTGGGAGAAGACAGGGACCCACAG GGGAGAGTGGAAACCAGGAGCCGGTGCTGGAATGGGCGGACatggatgggatggagctgACAGAGCCATGGAGGGACGTGGAGAAAACAG TCAAAGCCGAGCCAGAGGAGCTGCGTCCATCCCGGCCAGTCCTGGGTGACCTCAGTGTCACCAGCAtcacccccagctctgtgcagctgcagtggagTGTCCCCAAGGGCTCCTTTGACTCCTTCATGCTGCAGTATCGGGATGCTGAGGGCcagccccaggccctgcccatCGCTGGCGGGTCTCGCTCAGTGACGGTGCCAggcctgtccccatcccaccggTACCGCTTCCACCTCTATGGGCTGCGGGGTAAAAAGAAGATTGACCATGTCTCCACTGAGGCTGTGACAG GCAcagaggagccagaggagtTGCCCCTGCCCTCAGAGGAACAAAAACATGAGAAACTCCAAATTGAGACACCCCCGTCTGATGCCCCCCCAGTGAAGGCAGTGATGGGGGAGCTGAGGGTATCCAGTGTCACTCccagctccatggagctgcagtGGAGTGTCCCTGAGGGCTCCTTTGACTCCTTCATGCTGCAGTACCGGGATGCTGAGGGCCAGCCACAGGCCCTGCCCATTGATGGAGGGTCCCGATCAGTGACGGTGCCGGGGCTGTCCCCGTCTCGCCGGTACCGCTTCCATCTGTATGGGCTGCAGGGTAGGAAGAAGACAGACCGTGTCTCTATCGACATTATCACAG CAGCAGAAGAGCCAGAGGAACTGCCCCAGCCCACAGAGGAACCACAGGATGAGAATCCCCAAACTGAGGCCCCACCATCTGAGGCCACTCCAGCACAGGCAGTACTGGATGAGCTGAGGGTCTCCAGCGtcagccccagctctgtgcagctgcagtggagcGTCCCCAAGGGCTCCTTTGACTCCTTCATGCTGCAGTATCGGGATGCTGAGGGCcagccccaggccctgcccatCGCTGGCGGGTCTCGCTCGGTGACGGTGCCAGGCCTGTCCCCATCCCGCCGGTACCGCTTCCACCTCTATGGGCTGCGTGGAGGCAAAAGGATTGATCGTGTCTCCACTGACACTGTCACAG CCAGTGAAGAACCCTTGCCCTCAGAGGAGCCCAAACAGGAGAAGCCAAAAGCTGAGTCCACCACATCTGAtgctctcccagctccagcagtgctCAGTGAGCTGACAGTCTCCAGTGTCACacccagctctgtgcagctgcagtggagTGTCCCCGAGGGCCCCTTTGACTCCTTCATGCTGCAGTACCGGGATGCTGAGGGCcagccccaggccctgcccatTCATGGGGAATCTCGCTCAGTGACTGTGCCggggctgtccccatcccaccggTACCGCTTCCACCTCTATGGgctgaggggaaagaaaaagattgaCCACGTCTCCACCGAGGCCATGACGG CAGCAGAAGAGCCAGAGGAACTGCCCCAGCCCACAGAGGAACCACAGGATGAGAATCCCCAAACTGAGGCCCCACCATCTGAGGCCACTCCAGCACAGGCAGTACTGGATGAGCTGAGGGTCTCCAGCGtcagccccagctctgtgcagctgcagtggagTGTCCCCAAGGGCTCCTTTGACTCCTTCATGCTGCAGTATCGGGATGCTGAGGGCcagccccaggccctgcccatCGCTGGCGGGTCTCGCTCGGTGACGGTGCCAGGCCTGTCCCCATCCCGCCGGTACCGCTTCCACCTCTATGGGCTGCGTGGAGGCAAAAGGATTGATCGTGTCTCCACTGACACTGTCACAG CCAGTGAAGAACCCTTGCCCTCGGAGACCAAACAGGAGAAGCCAAAAGCTGAGTCCACCACATCTGatgccctcccagctccagcagtgctCAGTGACATGACAGtctccagtgtcacccccagctctgtgcagctACAGTGGAGTGTCCCCGAGGGCCCCTTTGACTCCTTCATGCTGCAGTATCGGGATGCTGAGGGCcagccccaggccctgcccatTCATGGGGAATCTCGCTCGGTGATGGTGCCggggctgtccccatcccaccggTACCGCTTCCACCTCTATGggctgaggggaaggaaaaaaattgtccaCGTCTCCACTGAGGCCGTGACGG CTGCAGAAGAGCCAGAGGAACTGCCCCAGCCCACAGAGGAACCGCAGGATGAGAATCCCCAAACTGAGGCCCCACCATCTGAGGCCACTCCAGCACAGGCAGTACTGGATGAGCTGAGGGTCTCCAGCGtcagccccagctctgtgcagctgcagtggagcGTCCCCAAGGGCTCCTTTGACTCCTTCATGCTGCAGTATCGGGATGCTGAGGGCcagccccaggccctgcccatCGCTGGCGGGTCTCGCTCGGTGACGGTGCCAGGCCTGTCCCCATCCCGCCGGTACCGCTTCCACCTCTATGGGCTGCGTGGAGGCAAAAGGATTGATCGTGTCTCCACTGACACTGTCACAG CCAGTGAAGAACCCTTGCCCTCAGAGGAGCCCAAACAGGAGAAGCCAAAAGCTGAGTCCACCACATCTGatgccctcccagctccagcagtgctCAGTGAGCTGACAGtctccagtgtcacccccagctctgtgcagctgcagtggagTGTCCCCGAGGGCCCCTTTGACTCCTTCATGCTGCAGTACCGGGATGCCCATGGCcagccccaggccctgcccatTCATGGGGAATCTCGCTCAGTGACGGTGCCggggctgtccccatcccaccggTACCGCTTCCACCTCTATGGgctgaggggaaagaaaaagattgaCCACGTCTCCACGGAGGCCATGACGG CCGCAGAAGAGCCAGAGGAACTGCCCCTGCCCACAGAGGAACCGCAGGATGAGAATCCCCAAACTGAGGCCCCACCATCTGAGGCCACTCCAGCACAGGCAGTACTGGATGAGCTGAGGGTCTCCAGCGTCgctcccagctctgtgcagctgcagtggagcGTCCCCAAGGGCTCCTTTGACTCCTTCATGCTGCAGTACCGGGATGCTGAGGGCcagccccaggccctgcccatCGCTGGCGGGTCTCGCTCGGTGACGGTGCCAGGCCTGTCCCCATCCCGCCGGTACCGCTTCCACCTCTATGGGCTGCGTGGAGGCAAAAGGATTGATCGTGTCTCCACTGACACTGTCACAG CCGCAGAGAAGCCAGAAGAACTACCCCTGCCTACAGAGGAACCACAGCAGCATGAGAAACCCCAAACTGACGCTGCCTCTGCTGAGGCACTCCCAGCACGAGCAGTTCTGGGAGACCTGATGGTCTCCAGTGTCACACCCAactctgtgcagctgcagtggagTGTCCCCGAGGGCCCCTTTGACTCCTTCATGCTGCAGTACCGGGATGCTGAGGGCcagccccaggccctgcccatCGCTGGGGAATCTCGCTCACTGACGGTGCCAggcctgtccccatcccaccggTACCGCTTCCACCTCTATGGgctgaggggaaagaaaaagattgaCCACGTCTCCACCGAGGCCATGACGG CAGCAGAAGAGCCAGAGGAACTGCCCCAGCCCACAGAGGAACCGCAGGATGAGAATCCCCAAACTGAGGCCCCACCATCTGAGGCCACTCCAGCACAGGCAGTACTGGATGAGCTGAGGGTCTCCAGCGtcagccccagctctgtgcagctgcagtggagcGTCCCCAAGGGCTCCTTTGACTCCTTCATGCTGCAGTACCGGGATGCTGAGGGCcagccccaggccctgcccatCGCTGGCGGGTCTCGCTCGGTGACGGTGCCAGGCCTGTCCCCATCCCGCCGGTACCGCTTCCACCTCTATGGGCTGCGTGGAGGGAAAAGGATTGATCGTGTCTCCACTGACACTGTCACAG CCGCAGAGAAGCCAGAAGAACTACCCCTGCCTACAGAGGAACCACAGCAGCATGAGAAACCCCAAACTGAGGCCCCCTCTGCTGAGGCACTCCCAGAACGTTCAGTGCTGGGGGACCTGAAGGTCTCGAGTGtcacccccagctctgtgcagctgcagtggagTGTCCCCGAGGGCCCCTTTGACTCCTTCATGCTGCAGTACCGGGATGCTGAGGGCcagccccaggccctgcccatTGATGGCGGGTCTCGCTCAGTGACTGTGCCggggctgtccccatcccaccggTACCGCTTCCACCTCTATGGgctgaggggaaagaaaaagattgaCCACGTCTCCACCGAGGCCATGACGG CCGCAGAAGAGCCAGAGGAACTGCCCCAGCCCACAGAGGAACCACAGGATGAGAATCCCCAAACTGAAGCCCCACCATCTGAGGCCACTCCAGCACAGGCAGTACTGGATGAGCTGAGGGTCTCCAGCGtcagccccagctctgtgcagctgcagtggagcGTCCCCAAGGGCTCCTTTGACTCCTTCATGCTGCAGTACCGGGATGCTGAGGGCcagccccaggccctgcccatCGCTGGCGGGTCTCGCTCGGTGACGGTGCCAGGCCTGTCCCCATCCCGCCGGTACCGCTTCCACCTCTATGGGCTGCGTGGAGGCAAAAGGATTGATCGTGTCTCCACTGACACTGTCACAG CCTCAGAGAAGCCGGAGAAACTACCCCTGCCTACAGAGGAACCACAGCATGAGAAACCCAAAACTGAGGCACCCGCAACTGAGGCACTCCCAGCACGAGCAGTTCTCAGTGAGCTGACAGtctccagtgtcacccccagctctgtgcagctgcagtggagcGTCCCCGAGGGTCCCTTTGACTCCTTCGTGCTGCAGTACCGGGATGCCCAAGGCcagccccaggccctgcccatTCATGGGGAATCTCGCTCAGTGACGGTGCCggggctgtccccatcccaccggTACCGCTTCCACCTCTATGggctgaggggaaggaaaaagattGACCACGTCTCCACGGAGGCCATGACGG CAGCAGAAGAGCCAGAGGAACTGCCCCTGCCCACAGAGGAACCGCAGGATGAGAATCCCCAAACTGAGGCCCCACCATCTGAGGCCACTCCAGCACAGGCAGTACTGGATGAGCTGAGGGTCTCCAGCGtcagccccagctctgtgcagctgcagtggagcGTCCCCAAGGGCTCCTTTGACTCCTTCATGCTGCAGTACCGGGATGCTGAGGGCcagccccaggccctgcccatCGCTGGCGGGTCTCGCTCGGTGACGGTGCCAGGCCTGTCCCCATCCCGCCGGTACCGCTTCCACCTCTATGGGCTGCGTGGAGGGAAAAGGATTGATCGTGTCTCCACTGACACTGTCACAG CAGCCACAGACAAGACAGAGGAGCCACCCTCACCCTCCGAGGAGCCCCAAACTGAAGTCCTGCCAACTGACGACAACCAGCCTGAGCATACCCAAAATGAGGTCCCCCTGGTGcgggcagtgctgggagagctgagagtcgccagtgtcacccctgactctgtgcagctgcagtggagcGTCCCCGAGGGCCCCTTTGACTCCTTCATGCTGCAGTACCGGGATGCTGAGGGCcagccccaggccctgcccatTGATGGGGAATCTCGCTCCGTGACTGTGCCggggctgtccccatcccaccggTACCGCTTCCACCTCTATGGGCTGCGGGATGGGAAGAGGACCGACCGTGTCTCCACTGACATTATCACAG ctgcagccaagccagaGGAGCTGGCCCTGCCCTCAGAGGAGCCCAAGCCTGAGGTCATCTCATCTGATGCCCCACCAGcttgggcagagctgggggagctgaagGTCTCCAGTGTCACACCCAactctgtgcagctgcagtgggctgTCCCCAAGGGCCCCTTTGACTCCTTCATGCTGCAGTATCAGGATGTCCATGGCAAGCCTCAGGCCCTGCCCATTGATGGCAGGTCCCGTtcagtgacagtgccagggctgtccccatcccatcagTACCGCTTCCACCTCTACGGGTTGCAAGGTGGGAAAAGAGTTGACCATGTGTCCACCGATGTCGTCACAG atgcagcagtgccagagcagATGCCCATACCCTCAGTGGAGCCCCAACTGGAAGATCACAAACCTGAGCAGCCCCAAACCGAGGTCGACCAGGGACAGGATGCCCTGGGGAAGTTGAGGGTCTCCAACGTCACACCCAACTCCGTACAGCTGCAGTGGAGCATCTCTGAGGGCTCCTTTGACTCCTTTACACTGCAGTACAGGGATGCCCTGGGCCAGCCCCAAGCCCTGGCTGTTGATGGGGGGTCCCGCTCCGTGACAGTGCCtgggctgtccccatcccactggTATCGCTTCCACCTCTATGGAGTGCGGGGCAGGAAGAGGATTGACCGCGTCTCCACCGATGTTGtcacag ctgaccCAGAGGATCTGCCCCCACCCTCAATGGACACCCCAACTGAGGCCGCTCCATCTGAGGCCCCCTCGGCACGGGCAGTGCTGGGCGAGCTGAGGGtctccagtgtcacccccaaCTCTGTGCAGCTGCACTGGACTGTCCCAGAGGGCCACTTTGACTCCTTCATGCTGCAGTACCGGGATGCTGAGGGCcagccccaggccctgcccatCAATGGCAGGTTGCGCTCGGTGACGgtgccagggctgtccccatcccaccggTACCGCTTCCACCTCTACGGGCTGCGGGCCAGGAAGAAGATTGACCACGTCTCCACTGAGATTGTCATAGCTGACAGGGAAG CTGCAACTGTGCTAGAGGAGCTTCCCCTGCCCTCAGAGGAACCCCAAGATGAGAAACACCAAACTGAGGTCCCCACATCTGCACCCACCCTGGCGCAGGCAGTGCTGAAGGAGCTGACAGtctccagtgtcacccccagctctgtgcagctgcagtggagcGTCCCCAAGGGTCCCTTTGACTCCTTCATGCTGCAGTACCGGGATGCCCAAGGCcagccccaggccctgcccatCGCTGGTGGGTCCCGCTCGGTGACGGTGCCggggctgtccccatcccaccggTACCGCTTCCACCTCTATGggctgaggggaaggaaaaagattGCCCATGTTTCGACCGACATTGTCACAG CCACAGCCAAGACAGaggagctgcccctgccctcaGAGGAGCCCCAACCTGAGGACCCCAAAGGAAAAGACCCTCCAGCTGAGGCCACCCCATCTGAGGTCCCCCTGGAACGGGCAGTGCTGAGTGATCTGAGGGTTTCCAATATCACCCCTGactctgtgcagctgcagtggagcGTCCCCAAGGGCTCCTTTGACTCCTTCATGCTGCAGTATCAGGATGCTGAGGGCcagccccaggccctgcccatCGCTGGCGGGTCTCGCTCGGTGACGGTGCCAGGCCTGTCCCCATCCCGCCGGTACCGCTTCCACCTCTATGGGCTGCGTGGAGGGAAAAGGATTGACCACGTCTCCACTGAGACCACCACTG